A region from the Lolium perenne isolate Kyuss_39 chromosome 4, Kyuss_2.0, whole genome shotgun sequence genome encodes:
- the LOC127297514 gene encoding cytosolic sulfotransferase 8 — MAMAAPDTSCLVGPVAFKDLNWKDEGEMVITPPDESADIVSSLPSNITGPNIQLRQYQGVWLLGTVVPGLISLHRRFRSRPGDVLLASPAKSGTTWIKALTFATMARSSYPPSALDHPLRRLNPHECVPYMEDLFVDGHEAKLEALPSPRLMHTHLHYSLLPRSLANCKTVFVCREPKDMIVSLWHYLHRAGVNFSFSEVFELTCDGKNPNGPFWDHVLGYWSASKVRPEGVLFLRYEKMLVDPVGTIRELARFLDVPFSAAEETAELPMEIGKLCSIDIMRGLQGNKTGSIGQFKFAHQSFFRKGVVGDWVNHMTPEMARRMDAIVEEKLQGSGLTFTS; from the exons ATGGCCATGGCTGCTCCAGACACGTCTTGCCTGGTGGGCCCTGTAGCGTTCAAGGACTTGAACTGGAAGGACGAGGGCGAGATGGTGATCACCCCACCGGATGAGAGTGCAGACATTGTTTCCTCCCTGCCAAGCAACATAACAGGCCCCAACATTCAGCTGCGGCAGTACCAGGGTGTGTGGCTGCTAGGCACGGTGGTTCCCGGGCTTATCTCCCTCCACCGTCGCTTCAGGTCGCGGCCGGGTGATGTGCTCCTCGCGAGCCCTGCCAAGTCCGGCACTACCTGGATCAAGGCGCTCACCTTCGCGACCATGGCACGATCCTCGTACCCGCCATCCGCCCTTGACCACCCGCTCCGCCGCCTCAACCCACACGAGTGCGTCCCCTACATGGAGGACCTGTTCGTGGACGGCCACGAAGCcaagctggaggcactgccgtcgcCAAGACTCATGCACACGCACCTGCACTACTCCCTGCTCCCTCGCTCCCTCGCCAACTGCAAGACCGTATTCGTCTGCAG GGAGCCCAAAGATATGATTGTTTCGCTATGGCACTACCTGCATCGTGCTGGAGTGAACTTCTCCTTCTCGGAGGTGTTCGAGTTGACATGCGATGGCAAGAACCCCAACGGCCCATTCTGGGACCACGTCCTGGGATACTGGAGTGCGAGCAAAGTCAGACCGGAGGGAGTCCTGTTTCTGAGGTATGAGAAGATGCTAGTCGATCCGGTTGGCACCATCCGAGAGCTCGCGCGGTTCCTGGACGTGCCATTCTCGGCAGCCGAGGAGACGGCGGAGTTGCCGATGGAAATTGGCAAGCTGTGCAGCATAGACATCATGAGAGGCCTCCAAGGGAACAAAACAGGAAGCATTGGGCAGTTCAAGTTTGCGCACCAAAGCTTTTTCAGGAAAGGGGTTGTGGGGGACTGGGTGAACCATATGACGCCTGAGATGGCCCGCCGCATGGATGCCATTGTCGAGGAAAAGCTCCAGGGATCGGGGCTCACCTTCACGTCTTGA
- the LOC127297513 gene encoding wall-associated receptor kinase 2-like has translation MSPPTATMLLLVLATALLVVATAGADNPTAKEGCQSSCGSVDIPYPFGIGANCFRPGFEILCDNSSGVYQPLLPGATSRYDLGFLNSLLETWFADQVHVLSLSVTPRAEIRVETKVAYECFNTDGTDDGNFAGALNVSANSTQGVYLISNTGNDLYVLGCNTFIYTGSGVPARNAESYYGGCVAYCKDAQAPKDDACEGIGCCHINLPPGLTDTRMKLSNWPHENLPYSPCNFAFIVEKGRYSFKAADLKGMPRNQTMPLVLDWAIRDSQSCSAIKESACVSVNSRCADSENGPGYVCHCSDGYEGNPYIQNGCQDINECQRDPDTACPAHSECTNIAGSHTCPCSKGYERDVDSKTLLCVAKSSKFPLAAKLTVGIVLGLSLIVIALLLVLVFFQKRQLDKSFEKNGGKVLQNVKGLTIFTKEGLKKITRNNSDFLGNGAFGNVYKGTLPDDTIVAVKGSIVVNEESRKDFTDEVEIQTNMIHKNILRLVGCCLEVEVPMLVYEFAANGSLQDILHQKKNQELPLDLRLDIAIGAAEGLKYMHSSTAQAIRHGDVKPDNILLDENLTPKISDFGLSKLNIEGQFAKKVVGCMGYVDPVFLKTGLLTQKSDVYSFGAVLLELITGKKNVYGENQSLIIDFCKVYEKENSGRAMFDMEIANEEDMFILEEISKLAIECLHEDIEERPDMMEVAERLVMLRRDKKLKKTLGTYGSLEDITMAGSPIQQRT, from the exons ATGTCGCCCCCCACGGCCACGATGTTGTTGCTAGTGTTAGCCACCGCTTTGCTTGTGGTAGCCACCGCTGGCGCTGATAACCCCACCGCAAAGGAAGGCTGCCAGTCGAGCTGCGGTAGCGTCGACATCCCCTACCCATTCGGCATCGGCGCCAACTGCTTCCGGCCAGGCTTCGAGATCCTCTGCGACAACTCAAGCGGGGTGTATCAACCGCTTCTTCCGGGCGCCACCTCCCGCTACGACTTGGGCTTCTTAAACTCCTTGTTGGAAACGTGGTTCGCGGACCAGGTACACGTCCTTAGCCTCAGCGTGACACCACGCGCGGAGATCCGGGTGGAGACGAAGGTGGCATATGAGTGCTTCAACACCGACGGCACTGATGACGGAAACTTCGCCGGTGCTCTGAATGTGAGCGCGAATAGCACTCAGGGTGTGTATCTCATCTCCAACACCGGGAACGACCTCTACGTCCTCGGCTGTAACACCTTCATCTACACGGGCAGTGGGGTGCCTGCCCGCAATGCCGAGTCCTACTATGGCGGCTGCGTGGCCTACTGCAAGGACGCCCAGGCCCCCAAGGATGATGCCTGCGAGGGCATTGGCTGCTGCCACATCAACCTCCCACCAGGCCTCACCGACACCCGCATGAAGCTCAGCAATTGGCCGCACGAAAATCTCCCCTACAGCCCCTGCAACTTCGCCTTCATCGTGGAGAAAGGTAGATATTCCTTCAAGGCGGCTGACCTGAAAGGCATGCCGAGGAACCAGACCATGCCGCTGGTCCTCGATTGGGCAATTCGTGACTCCCAATCCTGCAGCGCTATCAAGGAATCAGCCTGCGTCAGCGTCAACAGCCGTTGCGCTGATTCTGAAAATGGGCCCGGGTACGTCTGCCACTGCTCCGATGGCTACGAGGGCAATCCTTACATCCAAAACGGTTGCCAGG ATATCAATGAGTGTCAACGCGACCCAGATACTGCGTGCCCTGCGCATAGCGAATGCACGAACATCGCTGGCTCGCACACTTGCCCATGCAGTAAAGGATACGAGCGTGATGTTGATTCAAAGACACTGTTGTGCGTTGCAAAGAGTTCAAAGTTCCCTCTTGCAGCCAAGCTTACCGTTG GGATTGTCCTAGGTTTATCCCTCATAGTTATTGCTCTATTGTTAGTACTGGTTTTCTTCCAAAAGAGACAACTGGACAAATCATTTGAAAAGAACGGGGGTAAGGTACTTCAGAACGTGAAAGGTCTGACCATTTTCACCAAGGAGGGACTGAAGAAAATCACAAGAAACAATTCAGATTTTCTTGGTAATGGAGCCTTTGGTAACGTCTATAAAGGAACTCTCCCTGATGATACTATTGTGGCTGTCAAGGGCTCTATCGTTGTAAATGAAGAATCAAGGAAAGATTTCACCGACGAAGTGGAGATTCAGACCAACATGATCCATAAGAATATTCTTCGACTGGTAGGTTGCTGCCTTGAGGTGGAGGTCCCAATGCTGGTATACGAGTTTGCGGCTAATGGAAGCCTCCAAGACATTCTCCACCAGAAGAAAAACCAAGAACTTCCACTGGATCTGCGTTTGGATATTGCAATTGGGGCAGCAGAAGGGTTGAAATACATGCACTCATCCACAGCTCAGGCCATACGACATGGCGATGTCAAGCCGGACAACAtactccttgatgaaaatttaaCACCCAAAATCTCTGATTTTGGGCTGTCAAAGCTTAATATAGAGGGACAATTTGCCAAGAAAGTAGTTGGGTGCATGGGTTATGTGGACCCGGTTTTCTTGAAAACTGGCCTTTTAACACAAAAGAGTGATGTGTACAGCTTTGGAGCCGTTCTCCTGGAACTCATTACTGGAAAGAAGAACGTATATGGCGAGAACCAAAGCCTCATCATTGATTTCTGCAAAGTTTACGAGAAAGAGAATAGTGGGAGGGCTATGTTTGACATGGAGATTGCAAATGAAGAAGACATGTTTATCTTGGAAGAAATTAGCAAGCTAGCAATTGAATGTCTACACGAAGACATAGAAGAGAGACCAGATATGATGGAGGTGGCTGAGAGATTGGTTATGCTCAGGAGAGACAAGAAACTTAAAAAGACACTCGGCACTTATGGGAGCTTGGAGGATATCACCATGGCTGGGTCACCCATACAGCAGCGGACCTAG